In a single window of the Pseudomonas sp. B21-015 genome:
- the rpmH gene encoding 50S ribosomal protein L34, translating to MKRTFQPSTIKRARTHGFRARMATKNGRAVLSRRRAKGRARLAV from the coding sequence ATGAAACGTACTTTCCAACCAAGCACTATCAAACGCGCTCGTACCCACGGTTTCCGTGCTCGCATGGCTACCAAGAACGGTCGTGCCGTCCTGTCGCGTCGTCGCGCCAAAGGTCGTGCG